The segment GGCTCGTTCGGATTCCCCTGCATCGGACAGACGCCGGCGCATAGCCCCCAGGCAGTCGAGCAAAGCCCGATAGAACCCCGCATCCTCGAACCGCTCGAGGTCGGCGCGGTAGTCGGGAAGCCACGCGAGGCGCTCGAGGACGACGGTGCGGGCGGCGTCTAAGGCGCCGGCCCTGAGGAGCACCGAAACCAAGTCCAGTTCGAGGGACAGATGGTCGGGGCACGCCGCGAATTCTTCGGGGATGGAAAGCCCCATGCGCGACGCGATGTCGGCCATGTAGTCGGCGCAGGGCGAGCGGTACAGCGCAGCGCTGGATCCGGTCTGGGCAGGCGCTGCGTACAGCGACTCGACCGGCATCGCCGAGGACGGGAGCCCTCCGGTGTAGCGGCGGCGCGCATACGAGCCCTTCTCGGCGCCGGTCGGCGGCGCGGGCAGAACAGACAGGCGGCTTTCGGGCGACGCGTCGTCGGCGCCGAACCCGAACGATTCGATGCGCGCAACGGCTCCGCAGAACGGCTCCCATTGCTCGGCGACGAACCGGTCCCACTCGCCCTCGTCGATATCGACGAAGCACTGGGACAGCACGGCGAACACCTCGCTATCCTTCATCTGCACACCCCCTTTGCCTGCGACGTCTTCCCTCTTGTCCGAACGAGCGGGCCGCTAGACGAGCGTGGCCGTCCGAACGACGCCCTTGTCGATAACGGCCTGGGCGATATCCTGCCAGTCGACGAACTGGATCGCGCCGTTGGGGCACTGCTGGGCGCAGCGGCCGCACGAGACGCACTTGGTGGATACGCCGGTGTCGCTGTCGACGCGCGGCATGTTCCAGGGGCAGGCCTGGCCGCACATGCCGCAGCCGATGCAGGCGTCGGCGTTCACGACGCGCGCGCCGGTCTCCTTGTCGGCGTGGATGGCGTGCACGGGGCAGTACTTGGCGCACATGGGATCGGCGCACTGCTTGCAGTGCTCGACGGTGAACTGGCAGTTACCGGTGAACATGCCCTCGCCCGTGTCGACGCTCTTCCCGAAGTAGTAGTTGTCCCACACGCGCACGCGGGCGATGTGCTGGCAGACGCGGCCGTCGTTCTTCAGCGTGCACATCATCTCGCAGCGCTGGCAGCCCGAGCAGCGGGCTCGATCGGTCACGATCATCTTCGTGGGAGTGGTGCGCAGATCGAGCTCGCCGCTCGCAAGGCGCTCCTGGGTCACGCCCCACGTCGCAAGCACACCGCCTGCGACCAGGCCCGCCACACCGGTCCCCGCCAAAGCCAGGACGTTGCGACGCGTGATCGTCTTCTTATCCGTAGATCCAGATTCCGCCGTGGTGGCTGCAGCGTCGGCCGACGTCGTCTGTTCCTCGGCAGCGCTTGCGCTCAGATTAGTATCCGGCATCCTGTGATCCCCCTCACAACAAGTATCGATTTGTCTTAATGGGCGCCACGGTCGGCAAGCAATCCCTCTCGCCTTGCGGACCGCAGACGCATGCCCCCGCATGCTTTCGCCACGCAACACAAGCCACTATGCGCCTACTATATAAACGCGCGTACCCTCTTTGCGGGTATTCCCCCTCTGACGAGGTTTTTCCCTTTGATTACCCCCAAAGAGGGTACGGCGGCGCCCCCTTGTTTGGGAGGATGTACGGCGACGTAACAGTCAATCCGCGCTCCAAATCGCATTGCTTGCGTGCCACGCAACACACGTAAAGAGAGAGATTTGGAGAAACCAACATGACTGACGCGAAGTCATATGGATGGACCGGCAAGATCCTGCGCGTGAACCTCAGCACCAAGAAGGTCACCGTCGAATCCACCGATCCTTACAAGGAATACGTCGGCGGCATGGGCATCGCCAACAAGATCATCTACGACGAGGTGCCCGTCGGAACCGACCCGCTGTCCGAAGACGCCAAGATCGTGTACGCCGTCGGTCCCCTGACCGCATCCGGCGTGCCCCTGGCCGGCCGTACCTCCATCAGCTTCTTGTCCACCTTCACCACCGACCACCTCGTGGTCGACGCCCACACGGGCGGCATGCTGGGCGCCAAGATCAAGCTGGCCGGATGGGACGCCATCATCGTCGAGGGCAAGTCGTCCACTCCGGTGTACCTGTGCATCAAAGACGACGACGTCCAGATCAAGGACGCTTCGTTCGTGTGGGGCACCGGCATCCACGCCACCACCGAGGCGCTGAACCGCCTCGAGGGCGTCGACTGCTGCGTGGCGACCATCGGCCCTGCGGGCGAGAACCTGCTGCCCTACGCCTGCATGCTGAACTCCCGCAGCCACTCCGCAGGCGCCGGCCTGGGCGCGGTCATGGGCTCCAAAAAGCTCAAGGGCCTGGTCGTCCAGGGCAACGGATCGGTCTACGTGAAGGACCCCAAGGCCGTGGCCGACTTGTCCGACTACATGATCAGCGAGATCATCGGCTCGAACAACAACCACGTCGTCCCCTCGACCCAGCAGGAATGGGCCGAGTACTACGACAAGGGCTCTCGTTGGACCGCGCGCAAGGGCCTCACCTGGGCCCTGGCCGAGGGCGGCGCCATCGACACCGGCGAGCCCAAGCCCGGTGAGCTCAACACCATGGGCTACCGTTGCATGAAGTCCACCAAAGACGACGGCCCCGAGGCCGAGAAGTACACGGTGAAGATGGACGGCTGCCACGGCTGCCCCGTCCACTGCTACGCCGACCTGCGCGTTCCCCAAAGCGCCAAGGCGGGCGGGTTCGAGACCACCGGCAACTCCTGCGTCCCGAACTTCCCCTTCCTGTACATGCAGGGGATCCTGAAGGACAAAACCACCGTCGCCAAGGACACCGACGACTTCGTCATCTGGAACCAGGCCATGGGCTCCACCGTTGACGACCTGGGCCTGTGGTGCAACTACGCGCAGCTCTACCGCGATATCGCCCACTGCTACGCAAGCGGCGTGTTCGAGCGCGTCCTTCCCAAGGAAGAGTACGAGATGTTCGACTGGGAGAAGTTCAAGACCAACGATCCCAGCCTCATGGTCGACGTGCTGAAGCACATCGCGCAGAACGACAACGAGATGTCCTACATCGGCCACGGCCCCATCGTGTGGTGCAAGCGCTGGGACGACATGAAGTGGTTCGACACCGTCGCTTCCCAGCTCATCAACTACCGCGGTTGGCCGGTCCACCACTCCATCGAGTGCTTCGGCCAGGTCGGCGCGGTGTACAACATGATGTTCAACCGCGACGACATGATCCACTCCGCCGTCAATTTCCAGGGATGCGGCCTGCCCTTCGAGCTGAAGCAGCAGATCGCCAAGGAAGTCTGGGGCAGCGAAGAGGCCATCGACAAGGATAAGAACTACACGCCCATGAACGACTACAAGGCGAACTTCGCCTGGTGGAGCATCGTGACCGACGTCCTGCACGACTCGCTCACCCTGTGCAACTGGGTGTGGCCGATGACCATGAGCCCCTCCAAGACCCGCGACTACCGCGGCGACCTCGATCTGGAGGCCAAGTTCTTCACGGCGGTGACCGGCATCGACACCACCACCGACGACCTGTACAAGGCCGGAGCCAAGATCATGACCCTCCAGCGCGCAGCTACCGTGCGCGGCATGGCCAAGTCCGACGGTGCCCTGGGCAACAACAACCTGCGCGACGATCACGACAAGATCACCGAGTGGGTGTTCACCAAAGACGCCGATAAAAAAGCGTTCACCGAAGGCACCGACAAGATGGACCGCGACGACTTCCAGAAGGCCCTCACCATGGTCTATGCGAAGTTCGGCTGGGACGAGAAGCTCGGCTGCCCGACGCGCGAATGCCTGGACGAGTACGGCATGGCCGACGTCAAGGCCGACCTCGATAAGCTCGGCCTCCTTCCCTAGCTTGTAGAACGGCCGCTCCGGTCGCTCTAACAAGGTCGCCCCGTCTTCCGTTGAAGGCGGGGCGATTGCGTTTCAGGGCGAAAAAAACCCGGCCGAACGACGGGGTTCGGCCGGGAGAACGATGCGATGGGGGAGATCGCGCTGAAGGCGCACCCGCCGCGGCTCGTGAGGCCGCGGCGGGTTTCGATCGGGAGGGCCCTACACGCTCATCGAGCGGCCCACCGCCGCCCATTCGGCAAGCGAGGCGGCATAGTCGGGAGCGAGGTGCTTCGTGGAGAAGAAGAACATGTCGCCATTGGAAGCGACCGTGCGCTGGATGTCGGGATAGCGGCCCGATTCGCTTACCGCCTTCCACATCTGCTCGACCTCTTCGAGGGTCTTGTTGAAGGGGCGGTTGGAAAAACCGCTCGCGGCCATGGGGCGCGGGTACATGCGCGACTCCTCGCGCACGCAGTCCACGAACGTGACCTCGTCGTTATCCTCCGCCGCGAGAAACGCCCAGTGGGCGAACGACGAGGTCATCGAGCGCGTATCGTACAGGTAGTACTCGTAGGCCCCCTCCAGCACGGCGATAGTCGAGCATTCGACGGTCAAGGGGACGAACCGGTCCTCGTCTTCGAGGGGCACCATAACGCACTCGCCGTCCCGCTGGACCAGCTTGTAGCCCTCGGGAAGCTTCAGCGAGCCGAACACCTGGTCGTGCACGGTATCGTTATGCGTCTCGATCGGGCGGAGGGGTTCGGCCGAAGGCTTGCGGCCCTCCCCGTCAGCCAGGGGCGCCGCATCGAATTCGGCGGCCTCGTCGGCGTCGGTGCGCTCCTTGCGCGACCGATCGAAGAACCGCGGCACGCCCACCGGGCGCGTGGCCGTCCTGAACCGGCTTTCGATATGCGGGTTCTTCTCCGCTGCGGCCTGCTCGGGCTTCTCCTCCTCGCAGCCGTGCTCGGACACGTAGTGGTACACCGCCATCTCGAATTCGTCTTCGGTCATATGCGCCGGCACGATGCCCAGGTCGGTCCAGTGCGCGGCGCACACCAGACGGCCCTCGGCCGACTGCTTGCGCACATGGTCGAAAGCGCGGGCAAGCGCGTTGCTCTCGAGGATCGCACGCTTCTCGGGGTCTTCACACGGCTCGTCGGCCGGCTCGGCGAGAGCCGCCGCGCTACCGGTCGCCTCCGGCGCGGCGCCTGCAGCAACGTCTGCGGAAGCCGGAGAAGCCCCATCGAGTGCGGCCGATCCGTCGCCGGCGTCCCCGAATACAGCCGCAGCGATCGGAACGCGCGGACCGCCTTCGACCCCGCGATCGGCGGGTGCGGCGGAAGAGAGCCCGTCGACCAGCTTCTCCACCCGAAACGAGCGAAGCGAGCAGTTCTCGCACAGGATGCACGAGATGGAGCCGTCGTCGCACAGCTTTCGGGCGTTGAACTCGGCAAGCGACATGCCCTGCCTGAACCAGAAGTCCCCCACCAGGGCCCGCACACCCTCGGTCGCGAAGTGCGGGGTGTACGTTTTGTCGCTGGGAACGCCGCCCAGCGCGGCGGCGATGTCGTCCGGCTTGATGGAGAGGGCCTCGTCAAACGTCTTGCCCTCGATCATGGTGCACACCATGCTCGCGCAAGCCGTCACGGCCAGGCAGCCCCGGGACTGGAACCCCGCGCGAACGAACGTCTCGGTTTCCGGGTCGATCACGGCGAACAGGCGCAGCGCGGTTTCGCCCTTCTTCGACTTGCCCACCATGCACTGGGCGTTGTAGCCCTCGGGGCGCCCGCTGTTGGTGTAGCTCGCTATGACCGAAAGCAGGGCGTCGGAGTACCCGATCGTGCCCACCTCGGTTTCCATCTGGTAAACATCCTGCGTGCGGATCACGGCGCGCTCCTGCGGCTCGTTGAACACATCGCGCACCGGATCTTCGATTTCGTCGAACTTCTCGGCTCGCTCGTCAGTAGACGGCATACGTCCCCCTCGATATAAACCTCTCGCTTTCACCGAATACGCGCTAGAATAACGTACCGGCGGACGGCTCAGATGAACCAGCCCGCATTGTATACTCGTTCAACGGCTATGGAATGCCTACCCTCTTTGAGGATAACCGCCAACAAACGTGCATGAGCCGCAAGACGGCTCGGGGGAGGATGCATGTCGCGAGACGGAAGAAGCACCGAGGGAGCGACGGCCCCGGGTGCCGCAGGGTCGTACCTTGAGGGCCCGGGCGATCTCAAAGGCCTGACGGAGCGATTCTCGGCCCTGATCCCGCTGGTGGCGGGACTGGTCATTGCGCGCGTCGGGCTGCTCACCGCATCGTACGGGGGCTACGCGCGCACCGACGACGGCACGCTCACCGACAGCAGCATGCTCATCGCGCTGGCTGTCCTGGGCATCTTCCTCGCCGCCATAACCCGGCGGAAGACCCCGCTGAAGAAGCGCTTCGTGAACCGGCTCATGCTGGCGACGATCGCCGTCGAGTCGTTCTCGGGGTTCGCCATGGCCCTCATGTACGCCCTGGGCGAGCCCTTCCCCGGAATGCGCCTGGCCATCGGGGCGCTGGTGAGCCTTTCGGCATCGCTGTGCATCTTCTACTGGCTGCGCCGCGCGCGCGAAACGAACACCGTTGTGGCGGTGGTCTACGTGTTCACCTCGCTCGCGCTCAGCGAAGTGCTCCTGTACGCGCTGTCCATCCTGCCCGACTTCCTCGAGATGGCGCTGTCCGCCTCGATCGTGCTGCTCCAGTACCCGCTGAGGCTCGCGGCGCGCACCCGCACGATCCCCAAGCACATCGAGGGACGGAAATTCGAGTCCGACTACTTCACCTTCTCGAAAACCGAGATCCAAAGGCGCCAGTTCCTCATGGCCACCGCCGTGGGCATCGGCGCCCTGTCGATCGTCATAGGCTTTCTGCGCGGCTACCCCGATGGAACCTCCATCGTGTTCGACCCCGCGACGCGCATCGCCTACCCGCTGGTGGTCATCGCCTGCTGCGCGCTCGTCGTCGTGGCCACGCTGCGCGGATCGGAGCGCACCACCACCGTCGGCATGTTCGTCACCATGCAGCTGCTGGCCGCGATCGCGCTGGTGCTGTACTCGGTATTTCCCGACGCCCTGCGGATCGGCGCCGTCCCCACCACGGCGCTCAACGCCCTTATGGTGGGCTTCACCTGGTACGTATCCCTCGCGTTCATGAGCGCGGGCTGGCGCGACCCGTACTATTACACCTGTGCGGGCTGGATCGTGTGGATCGGGTGCCGCGCCGTCATGCGCCTGTCCATCTTGGCACTTGCGCCCCTCGCGCTGGACAATGGGCTGCTGCTCTCCGTCATGAGCGCGATCCTGCTGGTTTCGGCCCAGATCGTGTTCATTCAGTTCCTTCACGTGGAAAGGCAGGCGCAGACCGAGGACGCCCCTTCGTGCGAGGGCGACTGCCGCTCGTGCCAGCGCGAGTTGAGCCCCTCGGCGCTCACCAAGCTGATGGGCCTGGACAACGACTCGGAATCGGCCCAGACCCGCGAGGAGCTGATGAGGCAGAGCGCCCAGCAGATGGGGCAGCAGTTCCTGCTGTCCGAACGCGAGGTAGAGGTGCTTGCGCTCTATGCCCAGGGCTATACGCAAAAGCGCGTGGCCGAAACCCTGTTCATCAGCCAGGGCACGGCTCACGCGCATATCAAGCGGATCTACGCGAAAACGGACCTTCATTCGCGTCAGGAGCTTATCGACTACCTGGAAGAATACACCCAGTAAGCGCCGCAAGCCCAAGGGATGCGCGCGGCGGCGTAGTCCCGCTTACGCCTCGTGCTCTTCCTCAGTCTCCCACACGTTCGGCTCGTGGGGCATAAGCGACATGCGGTAGATCTCGCGGGAATCGTCCATATCCAGGGGCCTGAACGCGCCGAACCGCGCGCCCTTGGTCTTCTCCAGCGTTCCGATGAGGGTCTCGATGTCCCCTTCGCCGATTCCGAACTCGCTCAGCGACGAGGGCATGCCCAAAGACATGAAGAACTCCTGGGTCTCGTCTATCGCGATCTCGATCGCGTCGCGGATCGCATCGGGCGTGTCGTCGATGGGCTCGATGCCGAACACGTCGCGCGCATACGACAGGAACCTGTCGGGGTCGGCGGGCCACACGTAGCGCATCCAGTTCGGCATGATGACCGCCAGACCCGCGCCATGCGTCACCTCGACGAAATGCGCCGACACCTCATGCTCTAGGCCGTGGCTTTCCCATCCGCCCGCACGTCCCCCGGGCTTAAGGCCCCGGCCGCACCCGGCGATGTCGTTGTGGGCCAGCATGCCCACCCACATGATGTTCGCCCGAGCCTCGTAGTCCTCGGGGTCTTCGATGACGCGCGGACCGTGCTCGATCAGGGTGCGCATAAGCGAAGTGGCGATGCCGTCGGTAACCGTCACGGTTCCCAGGCCGCTGAAATAGCGCTCGCAGATATGGGCGAACATGTCGGTCACGCCTGCTGCGGTCTGGTACGGAGGGAGGCTGAACGTATGCTCGGGGTTCATGAAGGCGAAGCGCGGACGGAAGGCGTCGCCGCCCACGCCCACCTTGCGGCCTTCCTCATCGTTGCTGATAACGCACGAAGCGGATGCCTCCGAGCCCGCCGCCGGGATGGTGACGAGGGTTGCGATGGGAAGGGCGCGGGTGATGGGAAGCCCCTTCGCGAAGATATCCCACACGTCGCCTTCGTAGTACACGCCGAAGGCGATGGCCTTGGCGGCGTCGATGACGCTGCCGCCGCCCACGGCTACCACGCTGTCGAGCTCCCGTTCGCGTACGAGCCCGATTCCCTCGCGCACGAACGACACGTCGGGGTTCGGGCGCACGCCGCCCAGTTCGACCAGATCGATGCCGGCCCCGGTCAGGGATCCCTTCACCTGGTCGAGCACTCCCGAGCGCTTCACCGAGCCCTGACCGTACACGACCAGCGAGCGCTTGAAGCCCGCTGCGCTCAGGGCGCTCCCCATGTCGTCGGTCGCCGTGCGGCCGAAGTGGAACTCGGTCGGAGAGTAGAAGGCGAAATCGTTCATAGCGCTCCTTTCGACAGTGTGGCAGTGTTTATGTTGGAACCAAGGTTACACTCTTCACAGCCCGCGCGCCCCTGATACCATAGTATGCGCCCTAATTAATCGTTGAATGACAACCGATTCCGACCTCGGGAGGAAACGTCATGGCCAACAAAAACCTCGCCCAAAACCAAAACGAGATCACGGTGCTGGTCACCGGAGGTGCGGGCTTCATCGGAAGCCACACCTGCGTCGAGCTTCTGGACGAAGGGTACCGGGTCGTCGTGGTGGACGACCTCAGCAACTCCAGCGCCGCAGCGCTCGATCGCGTACGCGCCATCACCGGCGTCGAAGACGACCGCCTCCGGTTCTACGAGAACGACATCCTCGATCGCGCGGCTTTGGAGCGCATCTTCTCCGAAAACGAGATCGACGCCATCATCCACTTCGCAGGGTTCAAGGCCGTGGGCGAAAGCGTGCAGAAACCCCTGGAATACTACTGGAACAACATCGCGGGGACGCTCGTCCTCTGCGACGTCGCGCGGACGCACGGCGTGAAGAACATCGTGTTCTCCAGCAGCGCCACCGTGTACGGCGAGCCCGAGTTCATCCCCATAACCGAAGCCTGCCCCAAGCACAATGCGACGAACCCCTACGGGCAGACGAAGTCGATGCTCGAGCAGATCCTCACCGACCTCTACGTGGGAGACAACGAGTGGAACGTCGTGCTGCTGCGCTACTTCAATCCCATCGGCGCCCACGAAAGCGGCCTGATCGGCGAAGACCCCAAGGGCATCCCCAACAACCTGCTGCCCTACGTTGCGCAGGTGGCGGTGGGCAAGCTGGAAAGCGTCGGCGTGTTCGGAGACGACTACGACACCCCGGACGGAACCGGTGTGCGCGACTACATCCATGTGGTCGACCTGGCGCGCGGGCATGTGGCCGCGCTGCGCTGGATGGGCGGCAAGGTGGGAACCGGAAAGGCCATCGGGCTGGGATCCATCGAAGGTACGCCGCAGGAGAACGGGACGCGCTCGGGCGTGGGGATATTCAACCTGGGCACGGGCACGGGATCGAGCGTTCTCGATGTAGTGCACGCGTTCTCGCAGGCATGCGGGAAGGAGATCCCCTACCAGATCAAGCCCCGCCGCGCCGGAGACATCGCCGTCAACTACGCTGCCTGCGACAAGGCCCGCGACGAGTTGGGATGGGAAGCCCGGTTCGACCTGGCCCGCATGTGCGCCGACAGCTGGCGCTGGCAGTCAAACAACCCCGACGGCTACAGCACGCGCTAATCCGGCCTCCGCGGCGCTTCGCCGCAGGACGAACCGCTCATTCATTCAATCGGGAAGGGCAACGGTCTTCTTCCCGCCCGCCGAAACGGGTCCTACGACGAAGTGCCGTAGGACCCGTTCCCGTTCGAGCCGGTGTTCGCATACCCGCCGTTGCCCGTTCCATTGCCGTACGTCTGCCCCGAATACTGACTCGAGTTCGAGTACGTGTTCGAATACGCGTTCGACGAATACCCCGACGACGGCGACACGGTGGTTCCGGAGCGCGTCGAAGTGCCGGCCACCCGCTGCTGGTACTCCGCCATCAGCATTTCGGGGGTCTTCTCGGTGGTGACCGTGCTGGGGTCGAGCCCCGCGTCGACCGCGGCCATCATCTTCTTGATCGCATCGTAGTCGGCGAACACGTACGATGCGCCGTTGTACTGGGCGGGCAGCGAGGGAACCGTCGCGGAATAGATGGTCATATCCCCGTTGTCCTTGATCGCCTGGGCCAGCCCGATGATGTCGGTGACCTTCAGGTTCGTGGTAACGCACTTGGCCGCGGCCTGGATCATGCCGGGCATCTCGGTTACGGGAAGCCCCTCGATCTTGGTGACGATCGCCTGGATGAGCTTGCGCTGGTTGGAAACGCGCGTGTAGTCTCCGTCGGCGTAGGCGCGGCTGCGGGCGAACACGAGCGCCGCTTCGCCATCGAGGTGCTGGCGGCCCGCTTCGATCACCACCGGGCCGGCATCGGGGTCGTCGATTCGCTCGTCGACATCCACGTCGACGCCGCCGACGGCATCGACGAGACCGATCAGACCCGTGAAGTTGATCTCGGCATAATACGAGATATCCACCCCGAGCATCTCGGACGCCTGCTTGATCGAACCGGCCGTGTCTCCGAAGGTGTACGCAGCGTTGAACTTCACCGTTCCGTATTCGCTGAGATTGATCGCGGTGTCGCGCGGGATGGACACCATCGACACCGTGTTGGTCTTCGGATCGACCCTCACCACGATGTTCGTATCGGAACGGCGTCCGATCTCGTCGTTGTCCTCGCGCTCGTCCGAGCCCACCAGCATGACGTAGAACGGCTCGGTCAGGTTCGATTTCACGGGCGCGAGCGCTTCGTTGATCTCGGCGATCTCCTGATCCGTCTTGTTGCCCGCCAACGTCGCGTTGATCGAGTTCACGTAGAGGGCAACCGCC is part of the Berryella intestinalis genome and harbors:
- a CDS encoding 4Fe-4S binding protein yields the protein MPDTNLSASAAEEQTTSADAAATTAESGSTDKKTITRRNVLALAGTGVAGLVAGGVLATWGVTQERLASGELDLRTTPTKMIVTDRARCSGCQRCEMMCTLKNDGRVCQHIARVRVWDNYYFGKSVDTGEGMFTGNCQFTVEHCKQCADPMCAKYCPVHAIHADKETGARVVNADACIGCGMCGQACPWNMPRVDSDTGVSTKCVSCGRCAQQCPNGAIQFVDWQDIAQAVIDKGVVRTATLV
- a CDS encoding aldehyde ferredoxin oxidoreductase, whose product is MTDAKSYGWTGKILRVNLSTKKVTVESTDPYKEYVGGMGIANKIIYDEVPVGTDPLSEDAKIVYAVGPLTASGVPLAGRTSISFLSTFTTDHLVVDAHTGGMLGAKIKLAGWDAIIVEGKSSTPVYLCIKDDDVQIKDASFVWGTGIHATTEALNRLEGVDCCVATIGPAGENLLPYACMLNSRSHSAGAGLGAVMGSKKLKGLVVQGNGSVYVKDPKAVADLSDYMISEIIGSNNNHVVPSTQQEWAEYYDKGSRWTARKGLTWALAEGGAIDTGEPKPGELNTMGYRCMKSTKDDGPEAEKYTVKMDGCHGCPVHCYADLRVPQSAKAGGFETTGNSCVPNFPFLYMQGILKDKTTVAKDTDDFVIWNQAMGSTVDDLGLWCNYAQLYRDIAHCYASGVFERVLPKEEYEMFDWEKFKTNDPSLMVDVLKHIAQNDNEMSYIGHGPIVWCKRWDDMKWFDTVASQLINYRGWPVHHSIECFGQVGAVYNMMFNRDDMIHSAVNFQGCGLPFELKQQIAKEVWGSEEAIDKDKNYTPMNDYKANFAWWSIVTDVLHDSLTLCNWVWPMTMSPSKTRDYRGDLDLEAKFFTAVTGIDTTTDDLYKAGAKIMTLQRAATVRGMAKSDGALGNNNLRDDHDKITEWVFTKDADKKAFTEGTDKMDRDDFQKALTMVYAKFGWDEKLGCPTRECLDEYGMADVKADLDKLGLLP
- a CDS encoding iron-sulfur cluster assembly scaffold protein — its product is MPSTDERAEKFDEIEDPVRDVFNEPQERAVIRTQDVYQMETEVGTIGYSDALLSVIASYTNSGRPEGYNAQCMVGKSKKGETALRLFAVIDPETETFVRAGFQSRGCLAVTACASMVCTMIEGKTFDEALSIKPDDIAAALGGVPSDKTYTPHFATEGVRALVGDFWFRQGMSLAEFNARKLCDDGSISCILCENCSLRSFRVEKLVDGLSSAAPADRGVEGGPRVPIAAAVFGDAGDGSAALDGASPASADVAAGAAPEATGSAAALAEPADEPCEDPEKRAILESNALARAFDHVRKQSAEGRLVCAAHWTDLGIVPAHMTEDEFEMAVYHYVSEHGCEEEKPEQAAAEKNPHIESRFRTATRPVGVPRFFDRSRKERTDADEAAEFDAAPLADGEGRKPSAEPLRPIETHNDTVHDQVFGSLKLPEGYKLVQRDGECVMVPLEDEDRFVPLTVECSTIAVLEGAYEYYLYDTRSMTSSFAHWAFLAAEDNDEVTFVDCVREESRMYPRPMAASGFSNRPFNKTLEEVEQMWKAVSESGRYPDIQRTVASNGDMFFFSTKHLAPDYAASLAEWAAVGRSMSV
- a CDS encoding molecular chaperone TorD family protein, translating into MKDSEVFAVLSQCFVDIDEGEWDRFVAEQWEPFCGAVARIESFGFGADDASPESRLSVLPAPPTGAEKGSYARRRYTGGLPSSAMPVESLYAAPAQTGSSAALYRSPCADYMADIASRMGLSIPEEFAACPDHLSLELDLVSVLLRAGALDAARTVVLERLAWLPDYRADLERFEDAGFYRALLDCLGAMRRRLSDAGESERADHDENL
- the galE gene encoding UDP-glucose 4-epimerase GalE, encoding MANKNLAQNQNEITVLVTGGAGFIGSHTCVELLDEGYRVVVVDDLSNSSAAALDRVRAITGVEDDRLRFYENDILDRAALERIFSENEIDAIIHFAGFKAVGESVQKPLEYYWNNIAGTLVLCDVARTHGVKNIVFSSSATVYGEPEFIPITEACPKHNATNPYGQTKSMLEQILTDLYVGDNEWNVVLLRYFNPIGAHESGLIGEDPKGIPNNLLPYVAQVAVGKLESVGVFGDDYDTPDGTGVRDYIHVVDLARGHVAALRWMGGKVGTGKAIGLGSIEGTPQENGTRSGVGIFNLGTGTGSSVLDVVHAFSQACGKEIPYQIKPRRAGDIAVNYAACDKARDELGWEARFDLARMCADSWRWQSNNPDGYSTR
- a CDS encoding helix-turn-helix transcriptional regulator: MSRDGRSTEGATAPGAAGSYLEGPGDLKGLTERFSALIPLVAGLVIARVGLLTASYGGYARTDDGTLTDSSMLIALAVLGIFLAAITRRKTPLKKRFVNRLMLATIAVESFSGFAMALMYALGEPFPGMRLAIGALVSLSASLCIFYWLRRARETNTVVAVVYVFTSLALSEVLLYALSILPDFLEMALSASIVLLQYPLRLAARTRTIPKHIEGRKFESDYFTFSKTEIQRRQFLMATAVGIGALSIVIGFLRGYPDGTSIVFDPATRIAYPLVVIACCALVVVATLRGSERTTTVGMFVTMQLLAAIALVLYSVFPDALRIGAVPTTALNALMVGFTWYVSLAFMSAGWRDPYYYTCAGWIVWIGCRAVMRLSILALAPLALDNGLLLSVMSAILLVSAQIVFIQFLHVERQAQTEDAPSCEGDCRSCQRELSPSALTKLMGLDNDSESAQTREELMRQSAQQMGQQFLLSEREVEVLALYAQGYTQKRVAETLFISQGTAHAHIKRIYAKTDLHSRQELIDYLEEYTQ
- a CDS encoding LCP family protein, translating into MAGKHARKKNEKPSPKTHSVADGAEQGSFKAAFDYDSSSTPRAAAQAYARDAAQYSTRRKKKMSRGKRIALGVFIALVVVLAGVGTAVALYVNSINATLAGNKTDQEIAEINEALAPVKSNLTEPFYVMLVGSDEREDNDEIGRRSDTNIVVRVDPKTNTVSMVSIPRDTAINLSEYGTVKFNAAYTFGDTAGSIKQASEMLGVDISYYAEINFTGLIGLVDAVGGVDVDVDERIDDPDAGPVVIEAGRQHLDGEAALVFARSRAYADGDYTRVSNQRKLIQAIVTKIEGLPVTEMPGMIQAAAKCVTTNLKVTDIIGLAQAIKDNGDMTIYSATVPSLPAQYNGASYVFADYDAIKKMMAAVDAGLDPSTVTTEKTPEMLMAEYQQRVAGTSTRSGTTVSPSSGYSSNAYSNTYSNSSQYSGQTYGNGTGNGGYANTGSNGNGSYGTSS
- a CDS encoding iron-containing alcohol dehydrogenase gives rise to the protein MNDFAFYSPTEFHFGRTATDDMGSALSAAGFKRSLVVYGQGSVKRSGVLDQVKGSLTGAGIDLVELGGVRPNPDVSFVREGIGLVRERELDSVVAVGGGSVIDAAKAIAFGVYYEGDVWDIFAKGLPITRALPIATLVTIPAAGSEASASCVISNDEEGRKVGVGGDAFRPRFAFMNPEHTFSLPPYQTAAGVTDMFAHICERYFSGLGTVTVTDGIATSLMRTLIEHGPRVIEDPEDYEARANIMWVGMLAHNDIAGCGRGLKPGGRAGGWESHGLEHEVSAHFVEVTHGAGLAVIMPNWMRYVWPADPDRFLSYARDVFGIEPIDDTPDAIRDAIEIAIDETQEFFMSLGMPSSLSEFGIGEGDIETLIGTLEKTKGARFGAFRPLDMDDSREIYRMSLMPHEPNVWETEEEHEA